The genome window AAAGGAAAGAGTATTCACGAATTCCTGTCCGAATATGGGACCGAAGATAAGTGCCAAGACTCATTATTCAGACTTAGATGGCCGCATGGTTTTAGTTGTCCGAATTGCGGCGGTTCGAAATTTTGCGAGCTCAAATCAAGAGATCTGTACCAATGCCACAAGTGTCACCATCAGGCGT of Desulforegula conservatrix Mb1Pa contains these proteins:
- a CDS encoding transposase gives rise to the protein MAKNMIQFQKGKSIHEFLSEYGTEDKCQDSLFRLRWPHGFSCPNCGGSKFCELKSRDLYQCHKCHHQA